A single Corticium candelabrum chromosome 12, ooCorCand1.1, whole genome shotgun sequence DNA region contains:
- the LOC134188045 gene encoding uncharacterized protein LOC134188045, with translation MAALLFTFYFFVSTFLIRAHCQQSRDTSCLVNQLFNTVNKLSQKVEECCQSFNQNKQSIEVFYLFASPSYIANHSSFLQPTFVTNISNIRFPPFQRRRGKLFQLPLIEANKLHNSVRYIITITFWKTRVTTNNDVQVALCDSSRCFGFNYYEKGGLFPIEWNDTSDRCFLESSSDFGVDLGLQGEEQIWEINFEVSPGQDMQASTLSPVFSRAVRGTYRDGINPSLGLWLTVCRDQATEQHDLRYFEITVRKT, from the exons ATGGCCGCTCTTCTATTCACATTTTACTTCTTCGTATCAACCTTTCTG ATTCGAGCACACTGTCAACAGTCTCGTGATACTTCCTGTCTGGTTAATCAACTATTCAACACT GTGAACAAACTTTCACAGAAAGTCGAG GAATGTTGTCAATCGTtcaatcaaaacaaacagtcG ATTGAAGTGTTTTACCTTTTTGCGTCACCATCGTACATTGCCAATCATTCCAGTTTCTTGCAGCCAACCTTCGTCACAAACATTTCCAACATCAGATTTCCTCCTTTTCAAAGACGCCGCGGCAAATTGTTTCAG CTACCTCTAATCGAAgccaacaaattacataaTTCCGTCAGATACATAATTACCATCACTTTCTGGAAGACGCgagtaacaacaaacaacgaCGTTCAGGTTGCACTGTGTGACAGTTCACGATGTTTCGGATTCAACTACTACGAAAAGGGAGGCCTATTTCCTATCGAATGGAATGACACAAGCGACAGATGTTTCCTAGAATCGAGTAGCGATTTTGGTGTCGATTTGGGCCTGCAAGGTGAAGAGCAAATATGGGAAATAAACTTCGAAGTCTCTCCTGGTCAGGACATGCAGGCATCTACTTTAAGTCCCGTATTTTCTCGTGCTGTAAGGGGCACTTATCGGGACGGGATCAATCCGAGTTTAGGTCTGTGGTTGACAGTATGCAGAGATCAGGCAACTGAACAACACGACTTGCGCTACTTCGAAATCACTGTGAGGAAAACTTAA
- the LOC134188395 gene encoding uncharacterized protein LOC134188395 codes for MFQLPLIEANKLYDSTTYVVTITFTKIRLTVDNDLQVALCDSGRCLGFHYFDMGGLSPIEWNDRSNFCYSTGGFTEEETDWGLQDSEQVWTTKFDVSPDQNTWATTMSPVFSRASASTFSTAIQPRLGLWLVACRGQAPEQHDLRYFEITVKRN; via the exons ATGTTTCAG TTGCCACTTATTGAAGCCAACAAACTATATGATTCCACAACATACGTCGTCACCATCACTTTCACGAAAATACGACTAACGGTCGACAATGACCTTCAGGTCGCACTCTGTGACAGTGGACGTTGCCTAGGATTTCACTATTTCGACATGGGAGGGCTTTCTCCCATTGAATGGAACGATAGAAGTAACTTCTGCTACTCAACAGGAGGATTCACTGAGGAGGAAACAGATTGGGGACTTCAAGATAGCGAACAAGTATGGACAACAAAGTTCGACGTCTCTCCCGATCAGAACACGTGGGCAACTACAATGAGTCCCGTATTTTCGCGCGCTTCAGCTAGCACTTTTTCAACTGCCATACAGCCCAGGTTAGGACTGTGGTTGGTGGCATGCAGAGGACAAGCACCGGAGCAGCACGACTTGCGTTACTTCGAAATCACTGTTAAAAGAAACTAA
- the LOC134187596 gene encoding uncharacterized protein LOC134187596: protein MITVPTTTPPPGTTTITRSSYHLIGSSVQRDQLRDWQDREYEESLRADQAREAEILRQQRRAREEDLFSSSIRQRVSVLRPWLATMCQAYILPDSQSSQLGSTIRFRLPNGSSHNQTFRSATPLNVLYMYAGTIPDIFDPEAPQHSSPLVTVAVASNITSRSESPNHIPDSDDETLDVISLRSTPPPASSPGANSLYQPTSPDIHDEVTNSEADPETWIEVRRSVLVEDLIRRFQDITDVTSRRVSINVSGESAVDVDGVFRDVLTVFWNEVMDRKFDGEMERLPVVDPNTTKEEFVAIGRILASGLKQVGFFPLKFCRATVVSGLFGEQVTDDCLVTSFFNYLSETEKELIRQAERMDVLDDGTQEELADLFSRFGVKQLPTAENLRDIVRRVSHSELLAKPAFAMEAIKNGAASCLPSTRWYEEKLAELTPSARKVATLIAEPDAMSASQQAVYNFLLRFIRSLNAEMLGRFLRFSTGSSVVTVDIVKVDFNALTGLSRRITSHTCNPCLHLPTTYSSYTDFRAEFNSILTGNQWTMNFV from the exons ATGATAACAGTtccaacaacaacaccaccaccaggaacaacaacaatcacacgcTCTTCGTATCACCTAATTGGATCTTCTGTTCAAAGAGATCAGCTTCGCGATTGGCAAGATAGAGAGTATGAAGAAAGTCTTCGAGCTGATCAAGCGAGG GAAGCAGAGATTCTAAGACAACAGCGACGGGCTCGAGAGGAAGACTTGTTTTCATCATCTATAAGACAG CGTGTTTCTGTTTTGCGGCCGTGGCTAGCTACTATGTGCCAAGCGTATATACTCCCGGACTCCCAGTCGTCTCAACTTGGCTCTACAATCCGGTTTAGACTACCTAACGGTAGTTCTCACAACCAAACATTTAGATCTGCTACTCCGCTTAAT gtgctgtacatgtatgctGGTACTATTCCAGACATTTTCGATCCCGAAGCT CCGCAGCATTCTTCACCTCTAGTCACTGTTGCAGTCGCCTCAAACATTACAAGTCGTTCTGAAAGTCCAAACCATATTccagacagtgatgatgaaaCGTTGGATGTCATTTCTCTCCGTTCTACGCCTCCTCCTGCCAGCTCGCCAGGCGCGAATTCATTGTACCAACCTACATCTCCCGATATCCA CGATGAAGTAACCAATTCTGAAGCAGATCCAGAAACGTGGATTGAGGTTCGGCGATCAGTTTTGGTAGAAGATCTTATTCGTCGTTTTCAGGATATCACCGATGTTACCAGCAGGCGTGTTAGCATAAACGTGAGTGGAGAGTCTGCAGTGGATGTAGACGGGGTTTTTCGTGATGTACTGACGGTGTTTTGGAATGAGGTAATGGATAGAAAGTTTGACGGAGAGATGGAGAGACTTCCCGTCGTCGACCCCAATACGACTAAAGAAGAATTTGTTGCAATCGGGCGCATTCTGGCTTCAGGTCTTAAACAGGTTGGGTTTTTTCCACTAAAGTTTTGTAGGGCAACGGTAGTATCGGGACTCTTCGGAGAACAAGTAACTGATGACTGCCTAGTGACATCTTTTTTCAACTACCTGTCGGAAACTGAAAAAGAACTTATTCGTCAGGCAGAAAGGATGGATGTTCTCGACGACGGCACTCAAGAAGAACTTGCCGATCTATTCAGTCGGTTCGGCGTAAAGCAACTGCCCACAGCTGAAAATCTTCGCGACATAGTGCGACGAGTTTCTCATTCTGAACTGTTGGCAAAGCCAGCCTTTGCCATGGAAGCAATAAAGAACGGCGCGGCTTCTTGCCTACCATCAACTAGATGGTACGAGGAAAAATTGGCAGAACTTACACCATCTGCAAGAAAGGTGGCCACTCTAATAGCAGAGCCAGACGCCATGTCTGCTAGTCAGCAGGCTGTCTATAACTTCCTGCTCAGATTCATCCGGAGTCTGAATGCAGAGATGCTAGGACGCTTTTTGCGCTTTTCAACTGGGAGCAGTGTTGTGACGGTCGATATCGTAAAGGTCGATTTCAATGCATTGACCGGACTCTCTCGCcgcatcacatcacacacatgcaatcCATGCTTGCACTTACCCACTACATACTCAAGTTACACCGATTTTCGCGCAGAGTTTAACAGCATACTGACTGgaaatcagtggacaatgaaCTTTGTATAG